A stretch of the Mycobacterium sp. ITM-2016-00317 genome encodes the following:
- a CDS encoding ABC transporter permease, with protein MTRVIGSRLLSTALVLFGVSLIVFLLLQMVPGDPAVTILGTGATAETVAALRTELGLDRALPVQFFEYLGGLLQGDLGRSLTVNAPVTDIMVPRFTNTLVLTGAALVLCIVVAVPLGVIAAHKQYSIFDRASMVISLAGASVPVYWFGLLLIGVFAITLGWLPTSGMYNPRFPGGMGDLLAHLVLPAIAAALVPLAVIARMTRSVMVDILAQDYIRTLRASGLSTTSVLWRHALRNALPPVVNVIGLQVGYLLGGVVFVEVVFGWPGLGQQLYTSITQRDIPVVQAGVLFIALAFVIINLFADTAVGLLDPRTRRKATA; from the coding sequence ATGACCCGTGTCATCGGAAGTCGGCTGCTCTCAACAGCTCTGGTGCTGTTCGGCGTCAGCCTGATCGTCTTCCTGCTGCTGCAGATGGTCCCCGGCGACCCCGCCGTGACGATCCTGGGCACGGGGGCGACCGCGGAGACCGTCGCCGCGCTGCGCACCGAGTTGGGCCTGGACCGCGCGCTGCCCGTCCAGTTCTTCGAGTATCTCGGCGGCCTGCTGCAGGGTGACCTGGGCCGGTCCCTGACAGTCAACGCCCCCGTCACCGACATCATGGTGCCGAGATTCACCAACACCCTCGTCCTGACCGGCGCCGCGCTGGTGCTGTGCATCGTGGTGGCCGTGCCTCTCGGCGTCATCGCCGCGCACAAGCAGTACAGCATCTTCGACCGCGCCTCCATGGTCATCTCGCTGGCCGGCGCCAGCGTCCCGGTGTACTGGTTCGGGCTGCTGCTGATCGGCGTCTTCGCGATCACGCTCGGGTGGCTGCCCACGTCGGGCATGTACAACCCGCGCTTTCCCGGCGGAATGGGCGATCTGCTCGCGCACCTGGTCCTGCCCGCCATCGCGGCCGCACTGGTCCCGCTCGCGGTCATCGCGCGGATGACGCGCAGCGTGATGGTCGACATCCTGGCCCAGGACTACATCCGCACCCTGCGTGCCTCCGGGCTGTCGACGACGTCGGTGCTGTGGCGCCACGCGCTGCGCAACGCGCTGCCCCCGGTGGTCAATGTGATCGGCCTGCAGGTCGGCTACCTGCTGGGCGGGGTGGTGTTCGTAGAGGTCGTGTTCGGCTGGCCGGGTCTGGGTCAGCAGCTCTACACCTCCATCACCCAGCGCGACATCCCGGTCGTGCAGGCCGGTGTGCTGTTCATCGCGCTGGCGTTCGTGATCATCAACCTCTTCGCCGACACGGCGGTCGGCCTGCTCGATCCGCGCACCAGAAGGAAGGCCACAGCATGA
- a CDS encoding ABC transporter substrate-binding protein → MKRLASVCAVALLTIAAVVGCGREPVQTGNIFVIAIESEADILDPQVAGGWVTWRINRQIFEPLVDQDLTIPSAEATIPPLKPGLAESWDISDDGLDYTFHIRQGVRFHDGTALDAKAVEYNVRRMWDKESPMYSARAGGQTGFVWKFVESVAVLDEYTLRIRLKQPFSEFLRMLTQGGNGSAAIISPTALQTYGDDIADHPVGTGPFKFKERIRGERIDLVRNDDYWGKVPNIDGVVFRPLPDPSARTAALRSGDVDMIAVPNPDSIDNLVSEGYQLSEGIPPHTWYLSFNMKDRYTSIPEVRQAINLAVNRDGMARDLLRGSVTPAYGVQAISAGGYVERRDVYERNLDKARELLASVGLENGFKTTLITSTDGSGQIMPAQMAEYLQQNLAEIGVDLDIQTQEWISYLGVWARGAQDGVGMSQMSWGMTSPYWLYIVTSSELQAPNGPNVGYYSNPELDEAMNNAITALDPAEAEKWWREANNIVSDDAALVPIVNDKAPYVLAPYVSGFVSASEEWYDLTEVRLEQ, encoded by the coding sequence ATGAAGCGGCTCGCCTCGGTGTGCGCCGTCGCCCTGCTCACGATCGCCGCTGTCGTCGGCTGCGGACGGGAACCCGTACAGACAGGCAACATCTTCGTCATCGCGATCGAGTCCGAGGCCGACATCCTCGACCCGCAGGTCGCCGGCGGATGGGTGACCTGGCGGATCAACCGGCAGATCTTCGAACCACTCGTCGACCAGGACCTGACCATCCCGTCCGCCGAGGCGACCATCCCGCCGCTGAAACCGGGCCTCGCAGAATCGTGGGACATCTCCGACGACGGACTGGACTACACGTTCCACATCCGGCAGGGGGTGCGCTTCCACGACGGCACCGCGCTGGACGCGAAGGCCGTGGAGTACAACGTGCGCCGGATGTGGGACAAGGAGTCCCCGATGTACTCGGCCCGCGCGGGCGGCCAGACCGGATTCGTCTGGAAGTTCGTCGAATCCGTGGCCGTTCTCGACGAGTACACGCTGAGAATCCGTCTGAAGCAACCGTTCTCGGAGTTCCTGCGGATGCTCACCCAGGGCGGCAACGGCTCCGCCGCCATCATCAGCCCTACCGCGCTGCAGACCTACGGCGACGACATCGCCGACCATCCTGTGGGCACCGGGCCGTTCAAGTTCAAAGAACGCATCCGCGGCGAACGCATCGATCTGGTCCGCAACGACGACTACTGGGGCAAGGTGCCCAACATCGACGGTGTCGTGTTCCGGCCGCTGCCGGACCCGTCGGCACGCACCGCCGCGCTGCGCTCCGGGGACGTCGACATGATCGCGGTACCCAACCCCGACAGCATCGACAACCTCGTCAGCGAGGGATATCAACTCTCCGAGGGCATTCCGCCGCACACCTGGTACCTGTCCTTCAACATGAAGGACCGCTACACCTCGATCCCCGAGGTGCGTCAGGCGATCAATCTCGCGGTCAACCGGGACGGCATGGCACGCGACCTGCTGCGCGGATCGGTCACCCCCGCCTACGGCGTCCAGGCCATCTCGGCCGGCGGATACGTGGAGCGCCGAGACGTCTACGAACGCAACCTCGACAAGGCGCGTGAGCTGCTCGCGTCGGTCGGCCTGGAGAACGGGTTCAAGACGACGCTGATCACCTCCACCGACGGCTCGGGACAGATCATGCCCGCGCAGATGGCCGAGTACCTTCAGCAGAACCTGGCCGAGATCGGCGTCGACCTCGACATCCAGACCCAGGAATGGATCTCGTACCTGGGCGTGTGGGCCCGGGGAGCCCAGGACGGCGTCGGCATGTCCCAGATGTCCTGGGGGATGACCAGCCCCTACTGGCTCTACATCGTCACCTCCTCGGAGCTGCAGGCGCCCAACGGTCCGAACGTCGGCTACTACTCCAACCCCGAACTGGACGAGGCGATGAACAACGCGATCACCGCGCTGGACCCGGCGGAGGCCGAGAAGTGGTGGCGGGAGGCCAACAACATCGTCAGTGACGACGCCGCGCTGGTCCCGATCGTCAACGACAAGGCGCCGTATGTGCTGGCGCCTTACGTCTCCGGCTTCGTGTCGGCCAGCGAGGAGTGGTACGACCTGACGGAAGTGAGGCTCGAACAATGA